The genomic window CGGCCTCCCTCCAGTGCGACGTCGGGGTGGTGCCGCCCGGTACCACCGTCCCGGTGGACGTGACCCTCACCGGGGTCACCCCGGGCGACGCACCGGTCGACTGGTCGGTCACCGGCGCCGTGCTGGATCCACGGCCGAGCGACAACGCCGGCCGGACCGTGGTGCCGGTGCGCGAGGCCACACAGCCGCCGACGCCGCCCACCCCGACACCTCCCACGCCCCCTACGCCTCCCACGCCCGCACCGCCGACCCCGCCTCCCCCGGCACCGGCCCCCGTGCCCCCGCAGCCCGACGAGCCCGAGGCCGGGCCCGGGGTGCGCATCACGGCCCAGCCGAACCCCGGCTACGTCGGCGGGCGCGTCGTGGTGACGTACACCGTGCGCAACGGCCTGGGCGCGCTGGCCACCGGGCTGCGGCTGCGCGTCGGACTGCCCCCGGGCATCCCGGACAACGGGCCGGCACCTGGCTGCGACCGCTCCTGGGTGTGCGCGCTGCCGGACCTGGCCCCGGGCGCGAGCACCGTCGTACGGGTGGTCCTCAGCCCGAAGAAGGCGCAGACCGGCAGCGTCACCGGCGAGCTCACCACCACAGGGACGGACGCCGACCAGGGCGACAACACCGCCCGCCGGCGGATACGGATCCTCCAGCCGCGCATCGTCGCGGTGCCGGCGATCGGCAAGCCCGGCTTCGTCACCTCGGTGCGCGGCAAGGACTTCCCGCCGGGAGTGCCCGTGCGGTTCACCTGGAATCCGGGGATCACCGCGGCTGCGGCGCCGACCGTGCCGGAGCCCGACGGTACGTTCATCGGCCAGTTGCTGATCCTCGCCAAGGACCGGACCGGACCGCGCACCATCACCGCCAAGGGTCCCGGGTTCTCACCGGTGAAGACCGACTTCCTGGTCGTCACCGGCAGCGTGCAGCCGCCCGACGAAGTGACCCGCCGATGATCCACGAGGTCGACGAGGGGCTGCGCCGACTGCTCGGCGAGTCCGGTCTGGAGGCATCGGGCGTCGAGGTGGTCTTCGACGCGCCCACCCGGGACTGGGCGGCGCGCCGCAGCGCCCCGACGGTGTGCGTCTTCCTGTACGACATCCGTGAGGACGCCACCCGGCGCGGCAGCGGCGCCGGGGAGGTGTACGACGCGGAGGGGCACCTGGTGGCGCGGCGCAGCCCGCCGCGCTGGTTCGAGCTGACGTACCTGGTCACGGCGTGGGCGAGCCGCCCGCAGGACGAGCACCGGCTGCTCTCGCAGGTGCTCGCCTGCCTGGTGGCCGCCGACACGCTGCCCGCGCGGCTGCTCACCGGCACGCTCGCCGAACTCGGCCTGGCCGTGGGCCTGGACGCCGCCGGGGCCGGGCTCGACGCACCGGCCGCCTCCGATGTGTGGTCGGCGCTCGGCGGGGAGCTGAAGGCGTCGCTCGGGGTGCGGGTGCGGGCGCCGCTCGCGGGGGTGAGCACGGCCGCCGCGCCGCCGGTCACCGAAGGGCTTGTCGTGCGCTCCGCCGCCCGGCGCGAGGGCGGGGAGCCGGCGCCCGGGCGCCGGCTGCGCTACACGGAGACAAGCGATCCGGGCCCGGACGGCTTCTCCGGTCCGCGCGAGCGGCGGCCCGCGCCCGCCCGGCGCCGCCGGGGGGACCGCCAGCCGTGAGACGCACCGCGGCACTCGCCGTGGTGCGGTCCACGGGTCGGTGCCGCGCCCGCTGGCCCCGCGCCGGAAGGTCCCGCGCCCGTCGGCCCGGCCTCCCGTTGGTCCCGCGCCCGCTGGTCCCGCACCCGCTGGCCGGCGCCCGTCGGTCCCGCGCCGGTCGGTCCCACACCCGTTGGTCCCGCACCAGTCGGCCTCGCACCCGCTGGTCCCGCGCCTGTCGGTCCCACACCCGTTGGCCCGGCCCCCGTGGCCGGCGCCCGCTGGCCCCGCACTCGCTGGTCCCTGCGCCGGTCGGCGTCGCGGGAGGACCGCGAGGCTGTTCGGTTCGACGTCGGCCGTGCCGTGCGTGCGACCGCGTGACCGTTCCCTTATCGCCGACCGGCTGCGCACGGGAAACCTCGCAACCGTTCGGCCCGACACCGACCGGCGCCGCCGGGGAGATCGTCTGCCGTGACACATATCGCCGAACCTGTCGTCGACCGATCCGACGCCGTGGCTTCCTCCGCCGTGGCTTCCTCCGCCGATGTCGCAGCCGAAGCCGGCCTCGCCACGGAACCCGTCGGCAGGCCCGTCGCCCTACCTGCCGACGGGCCTGCCGACCGAGCTAGAAACCGAGCTATCGACCGAGCTGCCGTTCGCCCCGGCGCCGAAGCCGTCTCCGCCGATGGGGAGCAGCACCTGTGGGCTCGGCTGCACGCGGTCGAGGAGCGGGTGCGGCGCGCGGTGGCGGTCCGCCGCGCCGCCGACCCCGACCCCGATGACCCGTACCGGGGCCAGTACCTCACCCCCGAGGCGGCGGCCCGCATCCTGGACGAGCCGGGGGGCCTCGACGTACCCGCCCACGAGCTGTGGCACCCACCGGCCGGCTCCCCGCTCGACGGCCTCGCAGGTCGGTTCGGACTGTCCCCGCTGGACCTGGACCTGCTCCTGGTCGCGGTGGCGCCCGACCTGGACGCGCGGTTCGAACGGCTCTACGGCTACCTCAACGACGACCTGACGCGCCGCCGGCCCACGGTCGGGCTCGCCCTGGAGCTGTGCGGGCTCGCCGGGGCGGCGTCCGCCCGTTTCCGGATCGCCCCCGGAGCGCCGCTGGTCGCGGGTGGTCTGCTGGAGGTCACCGAGCCGGAACGGCCGCCGCTGTCCCGCGTCCTGGCGGTCCCCGACCGGGTCACCGGGCACCTCCTGGGCAACGCGCAGCCCGACGCCCGGCTCGCCGGGGTGCTCGGCGAGGCCCACGAGGACCCGACCGCCGAGGCGGCGGAGGTCCGCCGGACGGCGGCCGCGGCCGGGACCGGCGTCGGCCTCGTCCATCTGCGCAGCCGGGGCGGTGACGCCGAGGGACTGGCCGTCGCCGCCCTGCGCGCGGCCGGGCTGCGCCCGCTCGTCCTGGACGCGGTGGCGCTCGCCCGGCGCGCCGGTGAGGTGCCGGAGCTCGCCCGGGTGGCCGCCCTCGAAGCCCGTCTGACCGGGGGCGGGGTCGTCCTCGGCCCTCTGGAGGCGCTGCCCGCGGAGCCCGCCGAACGTGCCCGTGTGCTCGGGGTGTTGTGCGCGGCGCTGCGGGGAATCCCGCTGTTCACGCACGGCACCCTCGGCTGGGACCCGATGTGGGCGGCCGACACCCCCCTCGTCGTGACCGTACCGGCTCCTTCTCCCGAGCGGCAGGCCACGCGGTGGCGGCACGCCCTCGACCGGGCCGCCGGTGGCGGCTCCGCGACCGGTGACGCCGAGGCGCTGGCCGGGGCGGTCGCCGCGCACCGCCTGGACTCCGGACAGTTGCGCCGCGCCGCCGACGCGGCGGTGCGCACGGCCGCCCTCGACGGCCGCCCGGTCGGCCCCGACGACCTGCGAACAGCCGTGCGCGCCCAGAACGGCGCGGGGCTCGACCGGCTCGCCCGCCGGGTGGAGCCGGGCGTCGGCTGGGACGACCTGGTGCTCCCGCCCACCACCAGCCGTCGGCTGCGCGAACTCGCGCTGCGCGCCCGCCACCGTGAGCAGGTGCTCGGGCAGTGGGGGATGCGGCCGGGCGGCGGGCGGGGGCGCGGTGTGATCGCGCTGTTCGCCGGTGAGTCGGGCACCGGCAAGACCATGTCCGCCGAGGTCGTCGCCGCGGACCTGGGCATGGACCTGTACGTGGTGGATCTGTCCACGGTCGTCGACAAGTACGTCGGGGAGACGGAGAAGAACCTGGAGCGGATCTTCACCGAGGCGTCGGCGGTCAACGCGGTGCTGCTCTTCGACGAGGCCGACGCGATCTTCGGCAAGCGCTCGGAGGTGAAGGACGCGCACGACCGGCACGCCAACATCGAGTCGGCGTACCTGCTCCAGCGCATGGAGTCGTTCGACGGGATCGCGGTCCTGACCACCAATCTGCGGGCCAACCTGGACGAGGCGTTCACCCGCCGCCTGGACGTGGTGGCGGACTTCCCGGTGCCCGACGCCGGCCGGCGGCTCGCCCTGTGGGAGCGGTGCCTGGGCGACCGGCTGCCCCGGGCAGGCGACCTGGACCTCGGCTTCTGCGCGGACCGCTTCGAACTGGCCGGCGGCTCGATCAGGGCCTGCGCGGTGACCGCGGCCTACCTCGCGGCGGAGTCCGGCGGACCGCTGACCATGCGGCAGGTGGTGACGGCGGTCGTGCAGGAGTACCGCAAGCTCGGACGACTGGTCCTGGAGGGCGAGTTCGGCCCGTACCTGGCGGAGGTCACCGACGCCTGAGGGCTGGGCCTGAGGGGGCCGCCGTCCCGTGCGCGGTGCGCGGTGCGGTGCGCGGTGCGGAGCGCGGTGCGCGGTGCGGAGCGCGGTGCGGAGCGCGGTGCGCGGTGCGGAGCGCGGTGCGCGGTGCGGAGCGCGGTGCGGAGCGCGGTGCGCGGTGCGGAGCGCGGTGCGCGGTGCGGAGCGCGGTGCGCGGTGCGGAGCGCGGTGCGCGGTGCGGTGCGCGGCAGAAGCAGAAGGACACCGGCCCGGCGCCATGGACTCGGATCCCCTCACGAAGGCGGAGAGCGCGAGTCAGGCCCTCGTCCCCTGGACCTGCCTGAACATCTCGAAGATGGCGGCGGCGACCGGCAGCCACTCCTCCGGGGGGACCTGGCCGGGCAGGCGGCGAAGCTCGATCTGCACCAGCTCGGACACATCGGGCGCGTGCCCGGGATCGAGCCGATGGTGCTGGCCCATGGCCGGTGAACTGGCCTTCATCCCCTCGGTCACCGCGCTTCCCCCGCCCGCGGACATCAGGTCCGGCCCACCGGAGGCGATGCTGTCCAGCCACTGCCTGCGCCGCGGGCCGCGGGACTTGGCGGTGTCGCCCGCACCATGGTCGGCGAAGCCCTCCTTGTAGACGGGGTCGTCCGGTACGAGACCGGCCACCGCGAGAACGCGGGCAGGGTCGAAGGCGGACCTCGCCTCCTCGGGCAGCGCCGCGTACATCGCGGAGAAGCTCATACGGCTCATCAGGGGCAGGAAGTACTTCGCCTGATCCTGCCGTCCCGACTGCTGGGCACCGGCCAGCAGATACGAGAACACCAGAGCCAACAGCCCCTTGAGCTCTCCCGTTTCGGACGTCTGGAGGTCCGTGACGTACTTGTCGGCCAACGACCGGGCGTCCGTGAGGATCGCCGCGTCCCGCCTCGGGTTGGCGCCGCCGAGCGTGGTCGTGTTGGTGCGCTTCTCCGGATCCTCCCCCAGGATCGCCACGTCCTCCGGGTTCGACGGAGACTTGAGGGGGAGTTCCTGGCTCACCACCGCCTCGAAGAGGGCGAGCATCCTCTCCAGGGCGACGCCCCCGGTCGCCTGCGGCTTCGCCAGTGGTGGGTACAGACGGTCCGTGCCTGGCACGTACACATCGTTTCCGTTGTGCTGATGGGTGGTGCCCTCCTCCGACAGGACCTCGTGCAGCTCCGCGTTCCCGTCCATGAGGGCGGCCAGCTTAGTCGCGGTATGGAGCTGTCCGAACGCGTTGGCCATCTCGCTGACGGCCCTGCCCATCCTCTCCAGCTCCGGGGTGTCGCCCTCCTCCTCGAAGGGAACGGTCACGAACTCCAGAGCGCTGGCGTCGGGAGTGATGTACCAGTCACCCGACGCGGCCTCGAAGACCTTCTCGTTCTTGGAGATCACCGGCTCTTCGCCGGCCCGCACCAACATATTGGTCTCGAACTCGAATCCGACCTTCCGCTGGATCTCCACGGCTCCGCCGGCCGCGGGGCCGCTCCGGGTCGTGGCGAACGTCCGGTCCGTGTCGCGCTGGACCGTGTCACGCTGGACCGGGGCCGGGGCGGCCATCGCCGCGGCCGAGACCGCCTCCGCCTCCCGTTCCGCGCGATCGTTCCTGTCGGAGATCCTCAGACCGTTCCCCGTGTCGGTGCCGGGAACCGGCCCTTGGCGTTGCTGGCGGACATGATGCAGTTCGTGCGCCAGGACCTGCGGCCTGGACACGTCTCCGACGACATGGTCCCCGGAGGTGAACGCGATCGCGCCGATGGACCGGGCCACTTCGATGTCGCGCGGCGAGTCATGCAGGGACACCGCCCGAAAGGTGCCCGCGGGAGCCCCCAGCCGCCCTTCCATCTCCGAGACGACCGGCTCCGGAAGCGAGCGGCCCCGGGACCGGAGCACGTCATGGACCGCGGAGCGCTGGACCGTATCGGCGTGCTCCCCTTGGCAGGAACCCGCGTCGTGCCGGTGCGCGTCACGCTGCACCATGCGGGTCACCGCCGCGTTGCCGACGCTCCGCTGAAGGGCGGGGATCGTGTCCGGTGCCGGGCCGCCCCTCGCATGTACCGCCGGGCTCGGGGCCGTCGACACAGTGCGGGACGCGGGACGCTGCGGCTTGTCCGCGCCAGGTGTCTTGCCGACGTCTCGCACGCGCATGAAGCGATCCTTCCCAGGGGGCCGAGGAGTGTCTTCCTCATACAAATGGGGCCGGCGGCGCTACCGGAAGGGAAGCGAGGGCATTGCCCTGTGCGCTCCCGGCTGGACCGAAAGGGCAGCACGAGCAGCACGAGGGGCCCCCAGGGGCGCCGGGGGTCCCCTCGGCCCGCCCACCGGCCGGACCCGGAAGCCGTGCCCCCACCGAAGGCGACAGGCGTACGAGGACGGGGCCGCCTCCTGTTCCCACACGCGGTCCGCCCGGTCGGCCAGGTCCGGGACTCGCGGGGAGTCCGGAAAGGCAGCGATCTTGCCCCCGGCCAGGGCCGCGGGTCCCTGTCGCCGTGCCGGAACGCCCCGAAGACTCGGCCTGGACACAGGTGACTGATCCGCAGGACGCGAAGGAGCGAGCATGCCGACGTACCTCACCCCGGGCGTGTACGTGGAGGAGGTGCAGTCCGGTGCCCGACCGATCGAAGGGGTCGGCACCGCCGTCGCCGCGTTCGTCGGGTTCGCCGAGAACGGCCCGTTCCACGCGCCGACGCTGGTCACCAGCTGGGACCAGTACACCCAGCAGTTCGGCGCTTTCGCCGAGGGCACCTACCTGCCCCACGCGGTCTACGGGTACTTCGCCAACGGCGGCGGCGCCGCGTACGTGGTGCGGATCGGCGGCTCCGCCGAGGACGCCTCCGCCCCCGCGGCCGACGGCGCCCGGCGGCGCGAGACCGGCGCGGTGGAGCCGGTGGAGCTCGGCGGGTTCCTGGTCGCCGCCCGGCCCGGCGTCTCCGGTGTGTCGGTGGAGGTCGCCGACGCGGACGGCGAGAACGCGCCGGAGGACCGCTTCAAGGTCCTGGTCCGTCAGGGCGACGAGGTGGTGGAGACGTACGAGGTCTCCACCCGCAGGAACGTCAAGGGGTACCTGGTCAACCAGGCCCGCTCCTCCAAGCTGATCGAGGTCACCGAGAAGCGGGGAGCCACCCAGAGCCGGCCCGCGAGCCGGACCGTGGCGCTGCCCGACGCCCCGGCCGCGCCCGCCGCGCCCGGTTCCGGCGAGGTGTCGCGCCTCGGTCCGGCCGAGTACGTCGGCGACGCGGCGGCCCGTACCGGGTTCGGCGGCCTGGAGACCATCGACGAGATCACCATGGTCGCGGTGCCGGACCTGATGAGCGCCTACCAGCGCGGCGACATCGACGCCGAGGGCGTGCGCACCGTACAGCTCGCCGTGATCTCGCACTGCGAGCAGATGGGCGACCGGGTGGCCGTCCTGGACGCCCCGCCCGGGCTCTCCGCCCAGCAGGTGCGCACCTGGCGCAACGACGAGGCGGGCTACGACTCCCGGTACGCCACGCTCTACTACCCGTGGGTGCGGGTCTTCGACCCGGCCGCCGGACGCAACACCACCGTCCCGCCGAGCGGTCACATCGCCGGTGTGTGGGCGCGCAGCGACGCCGAGCGCGGTGTGCACAAGGCGCCCGCCAACGAAGTGATCCGCGGCGCGGTGGACCTGGAGCTCCGGCTCAGCAAGGGCGAGCAGGACCTGCTGAACCCGATCGGCGTGAACTGCGTACGGGCCTTCCCCGGCCGGGGCGTCCGGGTGTGGGGCGCCCGCACCCTCTCCTCCGACCCGGCCTGGCGCTATCTGAACGTGCGCCGCCTGTTCAACTACCTGGAGGAGTCGATCCTCCTGGGCACCCAGTGGGTGGTCTTCGAGCCCAACGACGACCGGCTGTGGTCCAGCATCCGCCGTAACGTCACCGCGTTCCTCACCGAGGAATGGCGCCGGGGCGCGCTGTTCGGCCGCACCGCCGAAGAGGCGTTCTACGTGAAGTGCGACCGCGACAACAACCCGCAGGAGTCCATCGACCAGGGTCGGGTCATCTGCGAGATCGGCGTCTCGCCGGTGAAGCCCGCGGAGTTCGTGGTCTTCCGGCTGGCCCAGTTCTCCGACAGCACCAGCCTCATCGACGAGTGACCCGCGGGTCCGGCAAGGAAAGGTGACAGACAGTCATGGCAACGGGCGATGCTCTTTCCACCCATATCTTCGGCGTGCAGCTCGGCGGCTACATGGTCGAGTCGATCCAGGAGATCAGCGGGTTCACCGTCGAAGAGGATGTCGTAGAGGTCAAGCAGGTCAGCCAGGACGGAAAGCAGATCATCCGCAAGCAGCCGGGTGCCCGGCAGGCCGGTGAGATCACGATCACCCGCGGGATCGACCAGAGCAGCGAGTTCACCAACTGGATCAAGGAGACGCTGAACAACGGCGCCGTCAACACCGCGCGGCAGAACCTCACGATCGAGATCAAGGACACCGAGGGCAACACGGTCCGCCGCATCCAGCTGATGCAGGGCTGGGCCTCCAAGTGGGAGGGCCCGTCCCTGAAGGCGGGCGAGTCGTCCCCGGCCACCGAGTCCGTGACGATCACGTTCGAGGAGATCGTCGTCGAATGAGGCGCCGTACGGTGACGGCGGGCAACCTGGAGGAGCTCCTCCAGGTGACGGCGCCCGCCCAGGCGTCGGAGCAGGCGGCGGCCACCCCGGCCCCCGCCCCCGCCCCCACTCCCGCGCCGAGGGAGGACCACGGGCTGCGCACCGAGTTCGAGTTCGAGCTGCCGCGCGGATACGTCGACGAGACGGGCACGGTGCACCGGCACGGCACGATGCGCCTGGCCACCGCCCGGGACGAGTTGCGGCCCCAGATCGACCTGCGGGTCAAGGAGAACCCGGCGTACCTGAGCGTGGTGCTGCTGAGCCAGGTGATCACCCGGCTCGGCACCATCAGCGATGTGCACGCCGGGATCGTGGAGCGGATGTACGCCACCGACGTGGCGTTCCTCCAGGACTTCTACCGCCGCGTCAACAGCGAGGGCCACACCCGCGCGGCGGTCACCTGCCCGCACTGCGAGGGCGGCTTCGAGGTCGACCTCTCGGGTGGGCGCCTGGGGGAATCGTGACGTACGCCCTTCCCCGGCTCCGGGAGGAGATCGCGTACATCGCCTACCACTTCCACTGGCAGCGCGAGGAGATCCTCGACCTGACCCACGGCGAACGCCAGGAGTGGGTGGCCGAGATCGCCCGCATCAACACCCGTATGAACGAAGGCGGTTGAGTACATGGCATGGCGGGACAGGCTGCGCCGCCGCGGCCGGTCCGGCTCCGGCGGTCCGGCCGCGTCCGTGCCGGACGGTCCGGCCGGCGACGGCGGGGGGCCGGGCACGTCCCGTGCCACCGGCTCCGCCGCGGGCGGTTCCGCCGTGCCCGGCGACTGGGACGGCGGCTGGCGTCGTACCGCGCCACCGACCCTCACCGTGGCCCGCACCCCGCTCGGCGTCAGCGACGGCCTGACCTTCCGCGCCGGCCTCGCCGCCTGGCAGAACCCTTCCTTCGACAGCGGCCTCGGCCATGCCCTGCTGCCGACTGCTCCCACCGGTGTGGTCCGCGGCGTCACCCGCCTCGCCGCCCCACGGCCCACCCGAACCGGTGGCGGGCCACTGCTGCTCCGGGCCGTGCGGCCGGACGGGGCGGACGAGCCGCAGGGCGGCACCCCGGGCGCCGGGAACGCGGTCAGCGCGGGACGGACCTCGGGCGGTGGCGGTGGCGATGGCGGTGGCGATGGCGGTGGCGGTGGCGGTGAGCCAACTCCGGTCGCGCGTCGGGTGCGACCGGGGGCCGCGTCGGGATCGTCCGGATCTGGTACGTCCCGGTCGACGGCATCCGGTTCGGGTTCATCGGGATCGGCGTCCGGTTCGAGTTCGTCCGCTTCGGGTCCGTCTGCTTCGGGTCCGTCAGGTTCACGTTCGTCCGGATCGGGTCCCACCGGGTCGGGGTCTTCCGGGTCTGGTTCATCCCGTTCGGCGGGTTCCGGTCCCGGCTCGTCCGGTACGTCGGGCTCCGCTTCGGGGTCTCCCGGTACGACGCCGTCCGGCTCGGCGCGCTCAGGAGCGGGCGCCGGCGCTG from Streptomyces sp. FIT100 includes these protein-coding regions:
- a CDS encoding phage tail sheath family protein gives rise to the protein MPTYLTPGVYVEEVQSGARPIEGVGTAVAAFVGFAENGPFHAPTLVTSWDQYTQQFGAFAEGTYLPHAVYGYFANGGGAAYVVRIGGSAEDASAPAADGARRRETGAVEPVELGGFLVAARPGVSGVSVEVADADGENAPEDRFKVLVRQGDEVVETYEVSTRRNVKGYLVNQARSSKLIEVTEKRGATQSRPASRTVALPDAPAAPAAPGSGEVSRLGPAEYVGDAAARTGFGGLETIDEITMVAVPDLMSAYQRGDIDAEGVRTVQLAVISHCEQMGDRVAVLDAPPGLSAQQVRTWRNDEAGYDSRYATLYYPWVRVFDPAAGRNTTVPPSGHIAGVWARSDAERGVHKAPANEVIRGAVDLELRLSKGEQDLLNPIGVNCVRAFPGRGVRVWGARTLSSDPAWRYLNVRRLFNYLEESILLGTQWVVFEPNDDRLWSSIRRNVTAFLTEEWRRGALFGRTAEEAFYVKCDRDNNPQESIDQGRVICEIGVSPVKPAEFVVFRLAQFSDSTSLIDE
- a CDS encoding DUF6760 family protein; this translates as MTYALPRLREEIAYIAYHFHWQREEILDLTHGERQEWVAEIARINTRMNEGG
- a CDS encoding zinc-ribbon domain-containing protein codes for the protein MRRRTVTAGNLEELLQVTAPAQASEQAAATPAPAPAPTPAPREDHGLRTEFEFELPRGYVDETGTVHRHGTMRLATARDELRPQIDLRVKENPAYLSVVLLSQVITRLGTISDVHAGIVERMYATDVAFLQDFYRRVNSEGHTRAAVTCPHCEGGFEVDLSGGRLGES
- a CDS encoding DUF4157 domain-containing protein; this translates as MRVRDVGKTPGADKPQRPASRTVSTAPSPAVHARGGPAPDTIPALQRSVGNAAVTRMVQRDAHRHDAGSCQGEHADTVQRSAVHDVLRSRGRSLPEPVVSEMEGRLGAPAGTFRAVSLHDSPRDIEVARSIGAIAFTSGDHVVGDVSRPQVLAHELHHVRQQRQGPVPGTDTGNGLRISDRNDRAEREAEAVSAAAMAAPAPVQRDTVQRDTDRTFATTRSGPAAGGAVEIQRKVGFEFETNMLVRAGEEPVISKNEKVFEAASGDWYITPDASALEFVTVPFEEEGDTPELERMGRAVSEMANAFGQLHTATKLAALMDGNAELHEVLSEEGTTHQHNGNDVYVPGTDRLYPPLAKPQATGGVALERMLALFEAVVSQELPLKSPSNPEDVAILGEDPEKRTNTTTLGGANPRRDAAILTDARSLADKYVTDLQTSETGELKGLLALVFSYLLAGAQQSGRQDQAKYFLPLMSRMSFSAMYAALPEEARSAFDPARVLAVAGLVPDDPVYKEGFADHGAGDTAKSRGPRRRQWLDSIASGGPDLMSAGGGSAVTEGMKASSPAMGQHHRLDPGHAPDVSELVQIELRRLPGQVPPEEWLPVAAAIFEMFRQVQGTRA
- a CDS encoding phage tail protein, whose amino-acid sequence is MATGDALSTHIFGVQLGGYMVESIQEISGFTVEEDVVEVKQVSQDGKQIIRKQPGARQAGEITITRGIDQSSEFTNWIKETLNNGAVNTARQNLTIEIKDTEGNTVRRIQLMQGWASKWEGPSLKAGESSPATESVTITFEEIVVE
- a CDS encoding ATP-binding protein, with product MDRAAVRPGAEAVSADGEQHLWARLHAVEERVRRAVAVRRAADPDPDDPYRGQYLTPEAAARILDEPGGLDVPAHELWHPPAGSPLDGLAGRFGLSPLDLDLLLVAVAPDLDARFERLYGYLNDDLTRRRPTVGLALELCGLAGAASARFRIAPGAPLVAGGLLEVTEPERPPLSRVLAVPDRVTGHLLGNAQPDARLAGVLGEAHEDPTAEAAEVRRTAAAAGTGVGLVHLRSRGGDAEGLAVAALRAAGLRPLVLDAVALARRAGEVPELARVAALEARLTGGGVVLGPLEALPAEPAERARVLGVLCAALRGIPLFTHGTLGWDPMWAADTPLVVTVPAPSPERQATRWRHALDRAAGGGSATGDAEALAGAVAAHRLDSGQLRRAADAAVRTAALDGRPVGPDDLRTAVRAQNGAGLDRLARRVEPGVGWDDLVLPPTTSRRLRELALRARHREQVLGQWGMRPGGGRGRGVIALFAGESGTGKTMSAEVVAADLGMDLYVVDLSTVVDKYVGETEKNLERIFTEASAVNAVLLFDEADAIFGKRSEVKDAHDRHANIESAYLLQRMESFDGIAVLTTNLRANLDEAFTRRLDVVADFPVPDAGRRLALWERCLGDRLPRAGDLDLGFCADRFELAGGSIRACAVTAAYLAAESGGPLTMRQVVTAVVQEYRKLGRLVLEGEFGPYLAEVTDA
- a CDS encoding DUF4255 domain-containing protein, yielding MIHEVDEGLRRLLGESGLEASGVEVVFDAPTRDWAARRSAPTVCVFLYDIREDATRRGSGAGEVYDAEGHLVARRSPPRWFELTYLVTAWASRPQDEHRLLSQVLACLVAADTLPARLLTGTLAELGLAVGLDAAGAGLDAPAASDVWSALGGELKASLGVRVRAPLAGVSTAAAPPVTEGLVVRSAARREGGEPAPGRRLRYTETSDPGPDGFSGPRERRPAPARRRRGDRQP